In a single window of the Tachyglossus aculeatus isolate mTacAcu1 chromosome 14, mTacAcu1.pri, whole genome shotgun sequence genome:
- the KITLG gene encoding kit ligand isoform X2 — MIALKYVPKMDGLSNHCWLHLMVPELAKSLNNLLQKFSEISESLSNYSIINNLTRIIDDLMACLASDKNKHFVQRNNHLYKKGSFIPKEFFGYFNSSIEAFRDFQAEHSDCIFPTTTSMPEKDSRVSVTKPFLLPPVAASSLKNDSTSSNREAFGSISSSSLQWLSIAMPSIFSLIIGFILGAIYWKKKHSKHSMEVENIQCNEEDNEISMLQEREREVQEV; from the exons ATGATAGCCCTTAAATATGTCCCAAAGATGGATGGTCTG TCTAATCACTGTTGGTTGCATCTGATGGTGCCTGAATTGGCCAAAAGTTTGAATAATCTTCTCCAAAAATTTTCAGAGATTTCTGAATCTCTAAGTAATTATTCAATCATCAATAATCTCACAAGAATAATAGATGACCTCATGGCATGCCTAGCTTCTGATAAAAATAAG CATTTTGTACAGAGAAATAACCACCTTTATAAAAAAGGCAGTTTCATTCCTAAAGAATTCTTTGGATACTTTAATAGCTCTATAGAAGCCTTCAGGGACTTTCAAGCTGAGCACAGTGACTGCATTTTTCCCACAACAACATCAATGCCagagaaag ATTCCAGAGTCAGTGTCACAAAACCATTTTTGTTACCCCCTGTTGCAGCCAGCTCCCTTAAGAATGACAGCACTAGCAGTAATA GAGAAGCCTTTGGTTCCATTAGCAGCTCTAGCCTGCAATGGCTAAGCATAGCAATGCCGTCCATTTTTtctctcatcattggctttatcCTTGGAGCTATATACTGGAAG aAAAAACATTCAAAACACTCAATGGAAGTTGAAAATATACAGTGTAATGAAGAGGATAATGAGATAAG TATGTTgcaagaacgagagagagaggttCAAGAAGTATAA